The following is a genomic window from Pseudomonas lurida.
TCGGGCGGCCCAGGCTCAACGCGGTATAGATCGTCAGCGCCCGCTCGGGCATCTTGGCGATCCGCCGATACAGCGCGTTAGCGAACAGGTTCGGCTTGCCCAGGCCAAGTGGCATGCCCATGTGGATATGCGCCGGCAACCGCTCCAGTACATCGTCAACTGCTTGCTCGATTGAACACAACTGCACCATCCGACCCTCCTGAACATTCCATGATTAGGGGTTGGACCGAGCTTGCCGGGTCTTTGCTGCAAAGAATAGCCTTGAGGCGTAAATAGCGGGCACAAAAAAGCCGCTCGTAAGCGGCATTTTTGGCGAAGATCGGCTGATTAGAGGCCGGACATCTTCTTGATGGCCCCTTTCAGGTCATCGTCCGAGCAGTCAGAGCAAGTGCCTTTTGGCGGCATGGCATTGATACCCGTAATCGCCTTGGCCAGGATGCCATCGAGGCCGCCCTGGTGGTCAGCACGCTCTTTCCAGGCGGCGGTGTCGCCGATTTTCGGCGCGCCCAGCAGGCCGGTGCCATGGCAAGCGTTGCAGTGCTTGGCGATGATCTCATCCGGCGTCTTCGCAGCGCCGCCGCCTGCGGCTACCGCCACTTCCATGCCTTTGCATTCCTGGCCCTGGACGCAAACCTGTCCGACAGGCTCCAGGCGCTTGGCAATCTCATCATTGGTCGCAGCTTGAGCGCTGACAGCCCATAGGGCCAGTACGGTTGCTGGTGCAGCCAGCATTTTCATAATTAGGTTCACGCGTTCACCCTCAATGGTGGCTATTCACGCCTGCGGCCACGGTTTCGCAGGCGGCGAAAGTATAACGGTTAGCCCGCCCGGCCGAAACAACCCTATTAAATAAAGGGAGATTCGGCCTCACGGATACTGCTGCGGGTGTCTCTGCAACGCTGGCAGGACGCCTCTTCTGTTAAAAGTTCGCGGGTGTGGCTGCGCTGATTAGTCGCGCCGGCACGTCGAACGGGTTGCGAAAACGGTGGGGCTTGGTGCTTTCAAAGTAGTAGCTATCGCCAGCTTCGAGCACAAAAGTTTCAAGACCGACCACCAACTCCAGGCGACCCTCCACCAGAATCCCGGTTTCCTCGCCTTCGTGGGTGAGCATTTCTTCGCCCGTGTCGGCGCCCGGTGGGTAGATTTCGTTGAGGAACGCAATCGCCCGGCTGGGGTGTGCGCGGCCTACCAGTTTCATGGTGACGGCGCCGTCAGAGATGTCGATGAGCTCATTGGCTTTATAGACGATCTGCGTCGGTATTTCCTGGAGGATTTCCTCGGAAAAGAACTCGACCATCGACATGGGGATGCCGCCCAGCACCTTGCGCAAGGAGCTGATCGAGGGGCTGACACTGTTTTTTTCGATCATCGAAATGGTGCTGTTGGTGACACCCGCGCGCTTGGCGAGCTCGCGCTGGGAAAGACCCTTCAGTTTACGGATGGATTGCAGTCGTTCGCCGACGTCCAATGCAGGAGCCTCCTAGGATTCAGGCTTTGTTGTAATTGAGCGTTATCATGGCGACAGCGTTCAGTATTTACAACACTTGGGCCTAAATCCCGGGCGCTTGCGTTCGTACCTGCCGGTCAAGCCCCGGAATAGAGCCTTGGCACGCGGCGCAGGTTGCAGAACAACTGATAGGGAATGGTCTCGGCAGCCACCGCGACGTCACTCGCGAGGATGTTCTTGCCCCACAGCTCCACCGTGGAACCGAGACCGGCCTGAGGCACGTCCGTCAGGTCGATGCACAGCATGTCCATGGACACGCGACCCAGCAATTGGCTGCGTTGCCCGGCGACCAGCACCGGTGTGCCCGTCGGTGCGTGGCGCGGGTAACCATCGGCATAACCCATGGCGACTACGCCGATCCGCATGGGTTTTGGCGTGATGAACTTGGCCCCATAGCCCACCGGCTCACCGGCTGGCAGTTCACGTACGCAGATAACCTTGGACTCCAGGGTCATCACCGGCTGCAAACGCGAGGCCACGGCCTGGTCTTCGCCAAAGGGCGTAGCGCCGTAGAGCATGATGCCGGGGCGCACCCAATCGCTGGACACCTCCGGCCAGCCCATCACCGACGGTGAGTTGCGCAGGCTGACCTCGGCCGACAAGCCCTGGCGCGCGGCGTCGAACACCGCCACCTGTTCATTACTGCGCACGCAGTCAAGTTCATCGGCGCGCGCAAAGTGGCTCATCAGCACGATCTTGGCCACTTTGCCGCTGGCCAGCAGGCGCTGATAGGCCTCCTGATAATCCTTGGGATGCAGGCCAACACGGTGCATGCCCGAGTCAAGCTTGAGCCAGATGGTCAGCGGCGTGTTCAAGGCGGCCTGCTCGATAGCCTCCAGTTGCCACAGCGAATGCACCACGCACCAGAAATCATGCTCGATGATCAGCGGCAGCTCGTCGGCCTCGAAAAAGCCTTCCAGCAGCAGCACCGGCGCGCGAATCCCGGCGGCACGCAGTTCCAGGGCTTCTTCGATGCAGGCCACGGCAAACCCGTCCGCCTCGGCTTCCAGCGCCTGGGCCACACGCACGGCGCCATGGCCATAGGCATCGGCCTTGACCACGGCGAGGGCCTTGGCCCCCGTGACTTCACGGGCCAATTGATAGTTATGGCGCAGGGCTTGGAGGTCGATCAGGGCACGGGCAGGACGCATGGCGGCAGGCTTCTAGGCGGCAAGTGAAGAAAAAACCGGTACCGACCGACAGCTTCGGTACCGGGAGAGGGATCGTTGTTTAAGGCAGTGCCGCCACGACGGACAGCTCTACCAGGATCTGCGGTTCGCACAGCTTGGCTTCAACCGTGGCACGGGCCGGAGCAACGCCCTTGGGCAGCCACTTGTCCCACACCGCGTTCATGCCGGCGAAATCCGCGTCGATGTCTTTCAGGTAGATCGTCACCGACAGCAGTTTGGTCTTGTCGGTGCCGGCCAGGTCCAGCAAGCGCTCGATATTGGCCAGGGTTTCACGGGTTTGCTGCTCAATCCCGGCGTTCATGTCGTCGCCGACTTGCCCGGCCAGGTACACGGTACCGCTGTGGACAACAATCTGGCTCATGCGCTCATTGGTGAGCTGGCGCTGGATTGACATGTTTTGCGGACTCCTGGTGGTTGCCATAACGGGAAATATCGAGGCCCTCAGCACTGATCTGCGGGGTTTTCTTCGCCATCAGGTCGGCGAGCAAACGCCCGGAGCCACAGGCCATGGTCCAACCAAGGGTGCCGTGGCCCGTATTCAGGAACAGGTTCTTGAACGGGGTGGCACCGACAATCGGCGTGCCGTCGGGTGTGGTCGGACGCAGGCCGGTCCAGAAACTGGCTTCGGTCAGATCGCCGCCCTGAGGATAAAGGTCGTTGACGATCATCTCCAGGGTTTCGCGTCGGCGCGGGTTCAGCGACAGGTCAAAACCGGCTATTTCAGCCATACCGCCAACGCGGATGCGGTTGTCGAAACGCGTGATCGCGACCTTGTAGGTTTCGTCGAGAATGGTCGAAGTCGGCGCCATCGCCGGGTTGGTGATCGGCACGGTCAGCGAGTAACCCTTGAGCGGGTACACCGGTGCCTTGATCCCCAGCGGCTTGAGCAACTTCGGCGAGTAGCTGCCCAGGGCCAGCACGTAGCGGTCGGCGGTTTCCAGCTTGCCATCGATCCACACGCCGTTGATGCGGTCACCGGCGTAGTCGAGGCGCTGGATGTCTTGTTCGAAGCGGAACTCCACGCCCAACTGCTTGCACATGTCGGCCAGGCGAGTGGTGAACATCTGGCAGTCACCGGTCTGGTCGTTAGGCAGGCGCAGGGCACCGGCAAGGATATCGGTGACGCTGGCCAGGGCCGGCTCAACCCGGGCAATACCGGCGCGGTCGAGCAGCTCGAACGGCACGCCAGACTCCTTCAACACGGCGATGTCCTTGGCAGCGCCATCAAGCTGTGCCTGGGTGCGGAACAGTTGCGTCGTACCGAGGCTGCGGCCTTCGTAGGCAATGCCGGTCTCGGCGCGCAGTTCGTCGAGGCAGTCGCGGCTGTACTCGGACAGGCGCACCATGCGCTCCTTGTTCACTGCATAGCGGCTGGCGGTGCAGTTGCGCAGCATCTGCGCCATCCACAGGTACTGATCGATATCGGCGGTGGCCTTGATCGCCAGCGGCGCATGACGTTGCAGCAGCCACTTGATGGCCTTGAGCGGCACGCCCGGCGCCGCCCAGGGCGAGGCATAGCCCGGGGACACCTGGCCGGCGTTGGCGAAACTGGTCTCCATGGCGGCAGCAGGCTGACGGTCGACCACGACGACTTCAAAGCCGGCCCGAGCCAAATAGTAGGCACTGGTCACACCAATGACGCCGCTACCCAAGACCAGAACGCGCATTTTTATATCCTCATCGCGGGCATGGCCGCTGACGTGTGTTGTTCGAGCAATGATGAGCGCAGTGTAAAAAACAATTGCCAGTGCATTTCACTATATAACTGCCTATATTTGGCGACAATTCTCGGCAAAAAACCTTTTCACAGAGGCGTATCCCCTATGCGTACCAACACCCAGACCAAGCGGGAGCTGGACAAGATCGACCGCAACATCCTGCGAATCCTGCAAACCGATGGGCGCATTTCGTTCACGGAGTTGGGAGAGAAGGTTGGGCTGTCGACAACGCCGTGCACCGAGCGGGTCCGCCGGCTGGAGCGCGAAGGGATCATCATGGGCTATAACGCACGCCTCAATCCCCAGCATTTGAAGGGCAGTTTGCTGGTATTTGTCGAGATCAGCCTCGATTACAAATCCGGCGACACGTTCGAGGAATTCCGCCGCGCGGTGCTGAAACTGCCCCATGTGCTGGAGTGCCACTTGGTGTCGGGTGATTTCGACTACTTGGTGAAGGCGCGGATTTCCGAGATGGCGTCGTACCGCAAATTGCTTGGCGATATCCTGCTCAAGCTGCCCCATGTGCGCGAGTCGAAGAGTTATATCGTGATGGAAGAGGTGAAGGAGAGCCTGAACCTGCCGATCCCGGATTGACTAACGCAACACGGTCAACTGTGGGAGCTGGCTTGCCTGCGATGGTGTTACATCAGCCAGCCTCTGTTTCGACTGGCACGCCACAATTGCAGGCAGGCCAGCCCCACATTGTTGACCGCGTACGCTCGCTAGACCAGCACCTGCCGGGTGCTTGCCATGTATTCGTGGATCTGTTTTTCCACCCGTGGGTGAATCAGCTCGACAGGCCTGCGCCCATTGGGGCACGGCAGGGTCTTGGTGGTGCCGAACAGCCTGCAGATCAGCGGACGTTCGTCATACACCGTGCAACCCTTCGGCCCCAGGTGCACGCAGTTCAGCTCATCCATGGCCGCATCTTGCTCGGCAGCGGTCTTGCGCGGCAGGCGCGACATTTCTTCGGGCGAGGTGGTCACCGGACCACAGCAATCGTGGCATCCAGGGACGCACTCGAACGATGGAATCTGCCTGCGCAGTGCGCTGATCTTCTGACTGTTGCAACTCATCGAAACACATACCGAACGGCGAATAGGCGTGGATTCTGCCGCAAAACGCCCTGCGCAGACAGCTTCGTCCGACCGCTGTATCCTGCGTCAAATTTTCCAAACAGGGATGCTCCCCATGACCGCCAGCGCCCGGCACACCACGTCCTACTACGCCGCCAGCAGCGTACCCCAACCCGATTACCCGATGTTGACGGGCGAAATGACGGCGGATGTGTGCGTGGTGGGAGGCGGTTTTTCCGGGCTGAACACGGCATTGGAGCTGGCCGAACGCGGATTCAGCGTGGTGCTGCTGGAAGCGCGCAAGATCGCCTGGGGCGCCAGCGGGCGTAACGGCGGCCAGTTGATTCGCGGCGTCGGCCATGGCCTGGACCAGTTTGCCAATGTGATCGGCACCGAGGGTGTACGCCAGATGAAACTGATGGGCCTGGAAGCCGTGGAGATTGTGCGTGAGCGCGTCGAACGCTTCCAGATCCCCTGCGACCTGACCTGGGGTTATTGCGACCTCGCCAACAAACCGCGCGACCTGCAAGGCCTGGCCGAAGACGCCGAAGAACTGCGCAGCCTCGGTTACCGCCATGAAGTGCGTCTGCTGCAGGCCAGCGAAATGGGCAGCGTGATCGGCTCCTCGCGCTACGTGGGCGGCATGATCGACATGGGCTCCGGCCACCTGCACCCGCTCAACCTGGCCCTCGGCGAAGCCACCGCCGCGCAGCAATTGGGCGTGAAACTGTTCGAGCACTCTGAAGTCACGCGCATCGACTACGGCCCCGAAGTCAACGTGCACACCGCCAAGGGCAACGTACGCGCCAAGACCCTGGTACTGGCCTGCAATGCCTACCTCAATGGCCTCAACCCGCACCTGGGCGGCAAAGTGCTGCCCGCCGGCAGCTACATCATCGCCACCGAGCCCTTGAGCGAAGCCCAGGCCGCCAACCTGCTGCCGCAAAACATGGCAGTATGCGACCAGCGTGTCACAGTGGACTACTTCCGGCTTTCCGCCGACCGGCGCCTGCTGTTCGGCGGTGCCTGCCATTATTCGGGTCGCGACCCCAAGGACATCGGCGCCTATATGCGTCCGAAAATGTTGCAGGTATTCCCGCAACTGGCGGATGTGAACATCGACTACCAATGGGGCGGCATGATCGGCATCGGTGCCAATCGCTTGCCGCAGATCGGTCGCCTGGCCGACCAACCCAACGTGTATTACGCCCAGGCCTACGCCGGCCATGGTCTCAATGCCACGCACCTGGCGGGCAAGCTGCTGGCCGAAGCCATCAGTGGCCAGCAACAGGGGCGTTTCGACCTGTTCGCCCGGGTGCCGCATATCACGTTCCCAGGCGGCAAGCATCTGCGCTCACCGCTGTTGGCATTGGGGATGCTCTGGCACCGACTCAAAGAGCTGGTCTGATCAATCGCGCCAGAACGGCTTCAGACCTTCCTGGCGCGCCTGTTCAGCGGTCAGCCCAACATCACGCAGTTGCTCGCGGGTCAGCTGCAATAACGCCTTGCGCGTGTGAAGCCGCCGCCAGAACAGGCTCCAGCGGCTGATGTCGCGTGGCGCCGTCGCCCGCACTTGCTCAGCCTCCAATTCCTGACTGTGTAACGTCAGCCGCACATCGCTCATACCGTTCATTTTGCTGCCCCTCATTGGCATGGTTGCCTTGAGTGCCAAGCATGGGCGTGCGGCCAAAACCATTACAGATTCAACCGACCTTTATTAAATCCATACAGATACTGCCACTGAAGGGCTGAATCCTGTATTTTCTCCTTATCTGTACTGGTCCCCTGGGAGCGACCGCCATGACCCTTTATGTGAATCTCGCCGAGTTGCTGGGCACGCGTATCGAACAGGGCTTCTATCGCCCCGGCGATCGTTTGCCCTCTGTACGGGCGTTGAGCGTGGAACATGGGGTCAGCCTGAGCACTGTGCAGCAGGCCTATCGCTTGCTGGAAGACAACGGCCTGGCGATGCCCAAGCCGAAATCCGGCTACTTCGTCCCGGTCGGCCGTGAGCTGCCGGCCCTGCCCGAAGTCGGCCGCCCGGCCCAACGACCGGTGGAAATTTCCCAGTGGGACCAGGTGCTGGAGTTGATACGCGCAGTGCCGCGCAAAGATGTCATACAGATGGGCCGCGGTATGCCGGATGTATTGTCGCCCACGATAAAGCCGTTGCTGCGTAGCCTCGCCCGCGTGAGCCGCCGTCAAGACCTGCCCGGCCTGTATTACGACAATATTCTCGGCTGTATGGAATTGCGCGAGCAGATCGCGCGCCTGTCATTGGATTCCGGCTGCCAGCTGACAGCCGAGGACATCGTGATCACTACCGGCTGTCATGAGGCGCTGTCCGCCAGCATCCATGCCATTTGTGAGCCGGGAGATATCGTCGCGGTGGATTCGCCAAGCTTTCACGGCGCCATGCAGACCCTCAAGGGCTTGGGCATGAAAGCCCTGGAAATCCCTACCGACCCGATCACCGGCATCAGTCTCGAAGCCCTGGAACTGGCCTTGGAACAGTGGCCGATCAAGGTCATCCAGCTGACACCCAACTGCAACAACCCCCTGGGCTACATCATGCCGGAGGCCCGCAAACGAGCGCTGCTGACCCTGGCCCAGCGCTTTGACGTGGCAATCATCGAAGACGACGTGTATGGCGAACTGGCCTACAGCTACCCGCGCCCGCGCACCATCAAGTCCTTCGACGAAGATGGCCGAGTATTGCTGTGCAGCTCGTTCTCGAAAACCCTGGCCCCCGGATTGCGCATCGGCTGGGTTGCGCCTGGTCGCTATCTGGAACGGGTGCTGCATATGAAATACATCAGCACCGGCTCTACCGCCACGCAGCCGCAGATCGCGATTGCCGAGTTCCTCAAAGGCGGTCACTTCGAACCCCACTTGCGACGGATGCGCACGCAATACCAGCGCAATCGCGACTTGATGCTGGACTGGGTCAGCCGCTACTTCCCGGCAGGCACCCGCGCCAGCCGGCCCCAGGGCAGTTTCATGCTGTGGATCGAGCTGCCCGAAGGCTTTGATACGCTCAAGCTCAACCGCGTGTTGATAGAGCAAGGTGTACAGGTGGCGGTAGGCAGCATCTTTTCAGCCTCGGGCAAGTACCGGAACTGCCTGCGCATGAACTACGCTGCCAAGCCAACCGCGCAGATTGAAGAAGCCGTGCGCAAGGTCGGCGCAGCGGCGAACAAGATGCTCGCTGAGGCGGCCGACTGACCTTTCGCGGGAAATTGCCGTCATATGCCGACAAACGCCCCCATCTGGAAGCCACTCCCTTGATGACTCAACGGCTATTACCGTTTTTCCTGTTGGGAGCCCTGGCCCTGGGTGGCTGTGCCACTGTCAACGCACCGCGCATCCCCAGTGACGCCCTCCCCGCCGCACAGTCGTCGTTCGGTCGTTCGATCCAGGCCCAGGCCGCGCCGTACCAGGGGCGTTCGGGTTTCCGCCTGCTGCCCAACAGCAGCGAAGCATTCATGGCCCGCGCCGAATTGATCCGCAACGCCCAGACCAGCCTCGACCTGCAGTACTACATCGTGCACGACGGCATCAGCACCCGCATGCTGGTGGACGAACTGCTCAAGGCTGCCGACCGTGGCGTGCGGGTACGCATCCTGCTGGACGACACCACCAGCGACGGCCTCGACCAGATCATCGCTACCCTTGCCGCCCACCCCAAGATCGAGATACGCCTGTTCAACCCCTTGCACCTGGGGCGCAGCACAGGCGTGACGCGCGCCATGGGGCGACTGTTCAACCTGTCGCTGCAACATCGGCGCATGCACAACAAGCTGTGGCTGGCGGACAACAGCGTGGCCATCGTCGGCGGGCGCAACCTGGGGGACGAGTATTTCGATGCCGAGCCCAACCTGAACTTCACCGATATCGACATGCTCAGCGTGGGGCCGGTGGCCGAGCAACTGGGACACAGTTTCGACCAGTACTGGAACAGCGCACTGAGCAAGCCCATCGATGACTTCGTCTCCGATATGCCATCCAAAGGCGACCTGGCCACTGCGCGCATGCGCCTGGAAGCGTCGCTGGCCGAATCGCGCCAGCAGAATCACGCGCTTTACAACCGCTTGCGCACCTACCAGACCCAACCACGCATGGACACCTGGCGCCGCGAGCTGATCTGGGCCTGGAACCAAGCGCTGTGGGATGCGCCGAGCAAGGTACTGGCCAAGTCCGACCCCGACCCTCGGCTGCTGCTCACGACCCAACTGGCGCCGGAGCTGGAGGGCGTCACCCATGAGCTGATGATGATCTCGGCCTACTTCGTGCCAGGGCAACCGGGGCTGGTGTACCTGACCGGGCGCGCCGATGCCGGTGTGGCGGTGAGCCTGCTGACCAACTCCCTCGAAGCCACTGACGTCCCTGCCGTGCACGGGGGTTATGCACCCTACCGCAAGGCGCTGCTGGAACACGGGGTCAAGCTCTACGAATTGCGCCGCCAACCAGGCGACCCCAGCGCAGGCAGAGGGCCACACCTGTTCCGGCGCGGCACCTTCCGCGGCTCGGACTCCAGCTTGCATAGCAAGGCAATGATCTTTGACCGGGAAAAGTCGTTTATCGGCTCGTTCAACTTCGACCCACGCTCGGTGCTGTGGAACACCGAAGTCGGTGTGCTGGTCGACAGCCCGGAGCTGGCGGAGCACGTGCGCAACCTGGCCCTGCAAGGCATGGCGCCGGCCCTGAGCTATGAGGCGAAACTGCAGGACGGCCAAATCGTGTGGGTGACCGAAGATAACGGCCAGTTGCACACCCTGACCCGCGAGCCGGGCAGTTGGTGGCGACGGTTCAATGCCTGGTTCGCCACCTCCGTCGGCCTGGAACGCATGCTCTGAAAACCACACAGGTCAACCGTGGGAGCTGGCTCCCACAGTGAAATGCATGTGCGGGTCAGGCCGGCTGTGCTGCGCCAAACGCCCCCTGGCGCAGCAACAACAGCACCAGGCCCAGGGCACCGGCAGCCATCAGCAACGGCAGTGCATGCCCGCTGATCCACTGGCTGCCGGCGCCGGCCACCAGCGGGCCGATCAGGCAACCGATACCCCACAACTGCGCCACGTGGGCGTTGGCGCGAACCAGCGCATCGTCGCGGTAACGCTCGCCGATCAGGATCAACGACAGGGTAAATAAGCCACCGGCACTCGCGCCGAACACGACCCATACCGGCCAGATCAACAGCGTGTGCATCAGCAGCGGGATCGCCAGGCTCGATGCCAGCAACAACACAGCACAACTCAGGAATAACGTGCGCCGCGGCAGGTAGTCGGCCAGCGCACCGATGGGCAGTTGTAGCAGCGCATCACCGACCACGACCGTGCTGACCATGGCCAAGGCAATCTCGGCGGTGAAACCCTGTTGCAGGCAGTACACCGGCAGCAGCGTCAGGATCATCGCCTCGAATGCGGCAAACAACGCCACCGCCCAGGCAATCGCGGGCAGGCTCAGGCAG
Proteins encoded in this region:
- a CDS encoding c-type cytochrome — translated: MKMLAAPATVLALWAVSAQAATNDEIAKRLEPVGQVCVQGQECKGMEVAVAAGGGAAKTPDEIIAKHCNACHGTGLLGAPKIGDTAAWKERADHQGGLDGILAKAITGINAMPPKGTCSDCSDDDLKGAIKKMSGL
- a CDS encoding NAD(P)/FAD-dependent oxidoreductase; this translates as MTASARHTTSYYAASSVPQPDYPMLTGEMTADVCVVGGGFSGLNTALELAERGFSVVLLEARKIAWGASGRNGGQLIRGVGHGLDQFANVIGTEGVRQMKLMGLEAVEIVRERVERFQIPCDLTWGYCDLANKPRDLQGLAEDAEELRSLGYRHEVRLLQASEMGSVIGSSRYVGGMIDMGSGHLHPLNLALGEATAAQQLGVKLFEHSEVTRIDYGPEVNVHTAKGNVRAKTLVLACNAYLNGLNPHLGGKVLPAGSYIIATEPLSEAQAANLLPQNMAVCDQRVTVDYFRLSADRRLLFGGACHYSGRDPKDIGAYMRPKMLQVFPQLADVNIDYQWGGMIGIGANRLPQIGRLADQPNVYYAQAYAGHGLNATHLAGKLLAEAISGQQQGRFDLFARVPHITFPGGKHLRSPLLALGMLWHRLKELV
- a CDS encoding YkgJ family cysteine cluster protein, whose translation is MSCNSQKISALRRQIPSFECVPGCHDCCGPVTTSPEEMSRLPRKTAAEQDAAMDELNCVHLGPKGCTVYDERPLICRLFGTTKTLPCPNGRRPVELIHPRVEKQIHEYMASTRQVLV
- a CDS encoding aminotransferase-like domain-containing protein, with product MTLYVNLAELLGTRIEQGFYRPGDRLPSVRALSVEHGVSLSTVQQAYRLLEDNGLAMPKPKSGYFVPVGRELPALPEVGRPAQRPVEISQWDQVLELIRAVPRKDVIQMGRGMPDVLSPTIKPLLRSLARVSRRQDLPGLYYDNILGCMELREQIARLSLDSGCQLTAEDIVITTGCHEALSASIHAICEPGDIVAVDSPSFHGAMQTLKGLGMKALEIPTDPITGISLEALELALEQWPIKVIQLTPNCNNPLGYIMPEARKRALLTLAQRFDVAIIEDDVYGELAYSYPRPRTIKSFDEDGRVLLCSSFSKTLAPGLRIGWVAPGRYLERVLHMKYISTGSTATQPQIAIAEFLKGGHFEPHLRRMRTQYQRNRDLMLDWVSRYFPAGTRASRPQGSFMLWIELPEGFDTLKLNRVLIEQGVQVAVGSIFSASGKYRNCLRMNYAAKPTAQIEEAVRKVGAAANKMLAEAAD
- a CDS encoding cupin domain-containing protein, whose amino-acid sequence is MDVGERLQSIRKLKGLSQRELAKRAGVTNSTISMIEKNSVSPSISSLRKVLGGIPMSMVEFFSEEILQEIPTQIVYKANELIDISDGAVTMKLVGRAHPSRAIAFLNEIYPPGADTGEEMLTHEGEETGILVEGRLELVVGLETFVLEAGDSYYFESTKPHRFRNPFDVPARLISAATPANF
- a CDS encoding RidA family protein, which encodes MSIQRQLTNERMSQIVVHSGTVYLAGQVGDDMNAGIEQQTRETLANIERLLDLAGTDKTKLLSVTIYLKDIDADFAGMNAVWDKWLPKGVAPARATVEAKLCEPQILVELSVVAALP
- a CDS encoding phospholipase D family protein is translated as MTQRLLPFFLLGALALGGCATVNAPRIPSDALPAAQSSFGRSIQAQAAPYQGRSGFRLLPNSSEAFMARAELIRNAQTSLDLQYYIVHDGISTRMLVDELLKAADRGVRVRILLDDTTSDGLDQIIATLAAHPKIEIRLFNPLHLGRSTGVTRAMGRLFNLSLQHRRMHNKLWLADNSVAIVGGRNLGDEYFDAEPNLNFTDIDMLSVGPVAEQLGHSFDQYWNSALSKPIDDFVSDMPSKGDLATARMRLEASLAESRQQNHALYNRLRTYQTQPRMDTWRRELIWAWNQALWDAPSKVLAKSDPDPRLLLTTQLAPELEGVTHELMMISAYFVPGQPGLVYLTGRADAGVAVSLLTNSLEATDVPAVHGGYAPYRKALLEHGVKLYELRRQPGDPSAGRGPHLFRRGTFRGSDSSLHSKAMIFDREKSFIGSFNFDPRSVLWNTEVGVLVDSPELAEHVRNLALQGMAPALSYEAKLQDGQIVWVTEDNGQLHTLTREPGSWWRRFNAWFATSVGLERML
- the alr gene encoding alanine racemase, with translation MRPARALIDLQALRHNYQLAREVTGAKALAVVKADAYGHGAVRVAQALEAEADGFAVACIEEALELRAAGIRAPVLLLEGFFEADELPLIIEHDFWCVVHSLWQLEAIEQAALNTPLTIWLKLDSGMHRVGLHPKDYQEAYQRLLASGKVAKIVLMSHFARADELDCVRSNEQVAVFDAARQGLSAEVSLRNSPSVMGWPEVSSDWVRPGIMLYGATPFGEDQAVASRLQPVMTLESKVICVRELPAGEPVGYGAKFITPKPMRIGVVAMGYADGYPRHAPTGTPVLVAGQRSQLLGRVSMDMLCIDLTDVPQAGLGSTVELWGKNILASDVAVAAETIPYQLFCNLRRVPRLYSGA
- a CDS encoding Lrp/AsnC ligand binding domain-containing protein, which codes for MRTNTQTKRELDKIDRNILRILQTDGRISFTELGEKVGLSTTPCTERVRRLEREGIIMGYNARLNPQHLKGSLLVFVEISLDYKSGDTFEEFRRAVLKLPHVLECHLVSGDFDYLVKARISEMASYRKLLGDILLKLPHVRESKSYIVMEEVKESLNLPIPD
- the dadA gene encoding D-amino acid dehydrogenase; translated protein: MRVLVLGSGVIGVTSAYYLARAGFEVVVVDRQPAAAMETSFANAGQVSPGYASPWAAPGVPLKAIKWLLQRHAPLAIKATADIDQYLWMAQMLRNCTASRYAVNKERMVRLSEYSRDCLDELRAETGIAYEGRSLGTTQLFRTQAQLDGAAKDIAVLKESGVPFELLDRAGIARVEPALASVTDILAGALRLPNDQTGDCQMFTTRLADMCKQLGVEFRFEQDIQRLDYAGDRINGVWIDGKLETADRYVLALGSYSPKLLKPLGIKAPVYPLKGYSLTVPITNPAMAPTSTILDETYKVAITRFDNRIRVGGMAEIAGFDLSLNPRRRETLEMIVNDLYPQGGDLTEASFWTGLRPTTPDGTPIVGATPFKNLFLNTGHGTLGWTMACGSGRLLADLMAKKTPQISAEGLDISRYGNHQESAKHVNPAPAHQ
- a CDS encoding DUF1127 domain-containing protein, with the translated sequence MNGMSDVRLTLHSQELEAEQVRATAPRDISRWSLFWRRLHTRKALLQLTREQLRDVGLTAEQARQEGLKPFWRD